The following proteins come from a genomic window of Diorhabda carinulata isolate Delta chromosome X, icDioCari1.1, whole genome shotgun sequence:
- the LOC130902239 gene encoding major royal jelly protein 1-like isoform X1 translates to MKSSIFRRMDNTFILSLYLVILLQFSQFSCLEVLHQWNLLSYDFPPNFNLNDFRPENNVFTGVEVTDDRIFIAVPRLRPGVASTINTIPKYTPKGSSPVLQAYPDWSFHGAASNNYNCSGLISVYRMRVDSCNRLWVLDAGTVDTLEDFRSVCPPKLLIFDLRTDQVIRTIIFPKKVTRLTSVLTNLIIDEGIRGFCDSAFVYISDSVAPGLIVYDSSSDRTWRFSDPSMFPNPDYANINIGGDQFALMDGIIGLAHSPHIATLFYQPLATDRIFSIPTSELIKGPPGEFDQLPISVAGRKSSQGLPLAIDQSDNTLFFSPMTETSIASWNTVNNHQEVLVTDPLSLQFVADLRWKQDGYLYILSSRFHKFFKKNVSDMEINLRLLRLSVGAANPYFHRINDNLNFQ, encoded by the exons ATGAAGAG TTCAATATTTCGTAGAATGGATAACACATTTATACTGAGTCTATATCTTGTAATTTTGCTACAATTCAGTCAATTTTCTTGTTTGGAGGTATTGCATCAATGGAATTTATTGTCATATGATTTCCCTCCGAATTTCAACCTAAATGATTTCAG ACCCGAGAATAATGTATTCACTGGTGTAGAAGTAACAGATGATAGAATATTCATTGCGGTTCCCAGGCTCCGACCTGGAGTAGCATCAACAATTAACACAATTCCAAAATATACTCCGAAAGGATCCAGTCCAGTTCTCCAAGCATATCCTGACTGGAGTTTCCATGGTGCTGCCAGCAACAACTACAATTGTTCCGGACTTATATCAGTTTACAGAATGAGAGTAGATTCCTGTAACCGACTATGG GTGCTAGATGCCGGAACAGTAGATACCCTAGAAGACTTCAGAAGCGTCTGTCCGCCAAAGCTTTTAATTTTCGATTTAAGAACGGATCAAGTTATAAGAACAATTATATTCCCAAAAAAAGTCACTAGACTTACTTCGGTATTAACTAATCTGATCATCGATGAAGGTATTCGAGGCTTTTGTGATTCAGCATTTGTTTACATAAGTGACAGTGTCGCACCTG GATTAATAGTTTATGACAGTTCTAGCGATAGAACTTGGAGATTTTCAGACCCGTCAATGTTTCCTAATCCCGATTATGCGAATATCAATATTGGAGGTGATCAATTTGCCCTTATGGATGGAATAATAGGATTGGCACATTCACCTCATATTGCTACCTTATTTTACCAGCCTCTTGCCACCGACAG AATATTCAGTATACCAACATCCGAACTGATTAAAGGACCACCAGGTGAATTTGATCAATTACCCATATCAGTAGCTGGACGAAAATCATCACAAGGTCTTCCACTAGCAATAGATCAAAGTGacaatacattatttttcagCCCCATGACCGAAACTTCTATAGCTTCTTGGAATACGGTGAACAACCACCAAGA AGTCCTTGTTACCGATCCATTGAGTCTTCAGTTTGTCGCCGATCTACGATGGAAACAGGACGGATATTTGTACATTTTGAGTTCAagatttcacaaattttttaagaagaatGTTTCTGATATGGAAATCAACTTGAGATTATTAAGATTATCTGTCGGAGCTGCAAATCCCTATTTTCACAGAATAAACGATAACTTGAACTTTCAATAg
- the LOC130902239 gene encoding major royal jelly protein 1-like isoform X2 yields MDNTFILSLYLVILLQFSQFSCLEVLHQWNLLSYDFPPNFNLNDFRPENNVFTGVEVTDDRIFIAVPRLRPGVASTINTIPKYTPKGSSPVLQAYPDWSFHGAASNNYNCSGLISVYRMRVDSCNRLWVLDAGTVDTLEDFRSVCPPKLLIFDLRTDQVIRTIIFPKKVTRLTSVLTNLIIDEGIRGFCDSAFVYISDSVAPGLIVYDSSSDRTWRFSDPSMFPNPDYANINIGGDQFALMDGIIGLAHSPHIATLFYQPLATDRIFSIPTSELIKGPPGEFDQLPISVAGRKSSQGLPLAIDQSDNTLFFSPMTETSIASWNTVNNHQEVLVTDPLSLQFVADLRWKQDGYLYILSSRFHKFFKKNVSDMEINLRLLRLSVGAANPYFHRINDNLNFQ; encoded by the exons ATGGATAACACATTTATACTGAGTCTATATCTTGTAATTTTGCTACAATTCAGTCAATTTTCTTGTTTGGAGGTATTGCATCAATGGAATTTATTGTCATATGATTTCCCTCCGAATTTCAACCTAAATGATTTCAG ACCCGAGAATAATGTATTCACTGGTGTAGAAGTAACAGATGATAGAATATTCATTGCGGTTCCCAGGCTCCGACCTGGAGTAGCATCAACAATTAACACAATTCCAAAATATACTCCGAAAGGATCCAGTCCAGTTCTCCAAGCATATCCTGACTGGAGTTTCCATGGTGCTGCCAGCAACAACTACAATTGTTCCGGACTTATATCAGTTTACAGAATGAGAGTAGATTCCTGTAACCGACTATGG GTGCTAGATGCCGGAACAGTAGATACCCTAGAAGACTTCAGAAGCGTCTGTCCGCCAAAGCTTTTAATTTTCGATTTAAGAACGGATCAAGTTATAAGAACAATTATATTCCCAAAAAAAGTCACTAGACTTACTTCGGTATTAACTAATCTGATCATCGATGAAGGTATTCGAGGCTTTTGTGATTCAGCATTTGTTTACATAAGTGACAGTGTCGCACCTG GATTAATAGTTTATGACAGTTCTAGCGATAGAACTTGGAGATTTTCAGACCCGTCAATGTTTCCTAATCCCGATTATGCGAATATCAATATTGGAGGTGATCAATTTGCCCTTATGGATGGAATAATAGGATTGGCACATTCACCTCATATTGCTACCTTATTTTACCAGCCTCTTGCCACCGACAG AATATTCAGTATACCAACATCCGAACTGATTAAAGGACCACCAGGTGAATTTGATCAATTACCCATATCAGTAGCTGGACGAAAATCATCACAAGGTCTTCCACTAGCAATAGATCAAAGTGacaatacattatttttcagCCCCATGACCGAAACTTCTATAGCTTCTTGGAATACGGTGAACAACCACCAAGA AGTCCTTGTTACCGATCCATTGAGTCTTCAGTTTGTCGCCGATCTACGATGGAAACAGGACGGATATTTGTACATTTTGAGTTCAagatttcacaaattttttaagaagaatGTTTCTGATATGGAAATCAACTTGAGATTATTAAGATTATCTGTCGGAGCTGCAAATCCCTATTTTCACAGAATAAACGATAACTTGAACTTTCAATAg